Proteins co-encoded in one Acidovorax sp. 69 genomic window:
- the folK gene encoding 2-amino-4-hydroxy-6-hydroxymethyldihydropteridine diphosphokinase: MLLGVPEGPPALSGVFVGLGANLGDREATLRSALHAIGQLPGTRVERVSPLYGSAPVDAGGPDYRNAVAELATTLTPQALLQALQIIEQSAGRERPYRNAPRTLDLDILWFGDQVIDTPELVVPHPRMMERAFVLRPLADLVPQRVDASALSKVADQSIEPLQGPGWVAGV; encoded by the coding sequence ATGTTGCTTGGGGTGCCTGAAGGGCCCCCGGCGCTGTCGGGGGTGTTTGTGGGCCTGGGAGCCAATCTGGGTGACCGGGAGGCCACTTTGCGATCGGCCTTGCACGCCATTGGGCAATTGCCGGGCACCCGGGTGGAGCGGGTATCACCGCTCTATGGCAGTGCGCCGGTGGATGCGGGTGGGCCCGACTACCGCAATGCCGTGGCCGAGTTGGCCACAACCCTCACACCGCAGGCCCTGCTCCAGGCCTTGCAAATCATCGAACAATCCGCTGGCCGCGAGCGCCCTTACCGCAACGCGCCGCGCACGCTGGACCTGGACATCCTGTGGTTTGGCGACCAGGTGATCGACACCCCCGAGCTGGTCGTGCCCCACCCCCGCATGATGGAGCGTGCGTTTGTGCTGCGCCCTTTGGCTGATCTGGTGCCACAACGGGTGGATGCGTCAGCCTTGTCCAAGGTGGCAGACCAGTCCATAGAGCCACTGCAGGGCCCGGGCTGGGTGGCTGGGGTTTGA
- the pcnB gene encoding polynucleotide adenylyltransferase PcnB, with amino-acid sequence MIKKFIDKLLGKSTPGTSGGKPHFGKREEVPASVHGINPELVDRRAAEVVATLKQAGFEAYIVGGAVRDLLLGLRPKDFDVATNATPEQVKGLFRRAFIIGKRFRIVHVVHGRGREHEVIEVSTFRAYLDNAAAGQVAGNEKTSKAQLSGMQHAVDASGRVLRDNVWGPQDEDATRRDFTVNAMYYDPVSQIVVDYHKGLQDAKKKTLRMIGDPATRYREDPVRIIRAVRFAAKLSPLGFSIEAKSAEPLVQSQALLAEVPQSRMFDEMLKLLQTGHAIATIEQLRKLGMSKGIYPLLDVAVERADSAFVKAALVDTDRRVNEGKPVAPSFLLACVLWEDVRNGWQERLNQRHHPLPALQEAIDEVFDKRIGDVSGRGKLAADMREIWVMQPRFEKRVGSTPFGMVIQPRFRAGFDFMRLRADVGEVEEALAEWWQDFQAADDERRDDLMDQAREEQKARQKAQPVVKRVPRSAPAAPPRVAGPATESGPAGGEPELAPEGDAPKKRRRRRRKPGSGEGTGPSAAGE; translated from the coding sequence ATGATCAAGAAGTTCATCGACAAATTGCTGGGCAAATCGACGCCCGGAACCTCGGGCGGCAAACCGCACTTTGGCAAGCGCGAAGAGGTGCCCGCCTCGGTCCACGGCATCAACCCCGAGCTGGTGGACCGCCGCGCCGCCGAGGTGGTGGCCACGCTCAAGCAGGCCGGATTTGAAGCCTACATTGTGGGCGGCGCCGTGCGCGACCTCCTGCTGGGCCTTCGCCCCAAGGACTTTGATGTGGCCACCAACGCCACGCCCGAGCAGGTCAAGGGCCTGTTTCGCCGCGCCTTCATCATCGGCAAGCGCTTTCGCATCGTGCACGTGGTGCATGGCCGGGGGCGTGAGCACGAGGTGATCGAGGTCTCCACCTTCCGCGCCTACCTCGACAACGCCGCTGCCGGCCAGGTGGCAGGCAACGAAAAGACCAGCAAAGCCCAGCTGTCAGGCATGCAACACGCCGTGGACGCCAGTGGCCGCGTACTGCGCGACAACGTCTGGGGCCCGCAAGACGAAGACGCCACGCGCCGCGACTTCACCGTGAACGCCATGTACTACGACCCGGTCAGCCAGATCGTGGTGGACTATCACAAGGGTTTGCAGGACGCCAAAAAGAAAACGTTGCGCATGATTGGCGACCCGGCCACGCGCTACCGCGAAGACCCGGTGCGCATCATCCGCGCGGTGCGTTTTGCAGCCAAGCTCAGCCCCCTGGGGTTCAGCATTGAGGCCAAGTCCGCCGAGCCGCTGGTGCAGTCCCAGGCCCTGCTGGCCGAGGTGCCCCAAAGCCGCATGTTTGACGAAATGCTCAAGCTGCTGCAAACCGGTCACGCCATTGCCACCATCGAGCAGCTGCGCAAGCTGGGCATGTCCAAGGGCATTTACCCGTTGCTGGACGTGGCCGTGGAACGGGCCGACAGTGCCTTTGTCAAAGCCGCCCTGGTCGATACCGACCGCCGCGTGAACGAAGGCAAACCCGTGGCCCCCAGCTTCTTGCTGGCCTGCGTGTTGTGGGAAGACGTGCGAAACGGCTGGCAAGAACGCCTGAACCAGCGCCACCACCCGCTGCCTGCGCTGCAAGAAGCCATCGACGAGGTGTTCGACAAACGCATTGGTGACGTGTCGGGCCGCGGCAAGCTGGCTGCCGACATGCGCGAGATCTGGGTCATGCAGCCCCGCTTTGAAAAACGCGTGGGCAGCACGCCGTTTGGCATGGTGATACAGCCGCGTTTTCGCGCCGGTTTCGATTTCATGCGCCTGCGCGCCGATGTGGGCGAGGTCGAAGAGGCCTTGGCCGAATGGTGGCAGGACTTCCAGGCGGCTGACGACGAGCGCCGCGACGACCTGATGGACCAGGCCCGTGAAGAGCAGAAGGCGCGCCAGAAGGCCCAGCCGGTGGTCAAGCGCGTGCCGCGCAGCGCGCCCGCCGCGCCGCCGCGTGTGGCGGGCCCGGCCACGGAGTCTGGGCCCGCAGGTGGCGAGCCCGAGCTGGCCCCGGAAGGCGATGCCCCCAAGAAGCGCCGCCGCCGTCGCCGCAAGCCAGGCAGCGGTGAGGGCACCGGTCCCTCTGCAGCGGGCGAGTGA
- a CDS encoding HAD family phosphatase, with protein sequence MTSEPRRLRLALFDLDHTLLPLDSDYEWGEFTIRIGWNDPVEFARRNDEFYAHYQAGTLDVHDYVRFATEAVRLRGPEAAAAAHQQFMRDVITPAIQPQALSLIRQHQDAGDEVLIVTATNEFVTTPIAQALGVAQLLSVQLVRDASGWYTGEIDGIPTMREGKVKRMEQWMAQRQLSWGDVDSTFYSDSMNDVPLLEKVNHPVATNPDPRLRALAQERGWRILDLFTASASQAAS encoded by the coding sequence ATGACCTCTGAACCCCGCCGCTTGCGGCTTGCGCTGTTTGACCTGGACCACACGCTGCTGCCGCTTGACTCCGACTACGAGTGGGGCGAGTTCACCATCCGCATCGGCTGGAACGATCCCGTGGAGTTTGCGCGCCGCAACGACGAGTTCTATGCCCACTACCAGGCGGGCACGCTGGATGTGCATGACTACGTGCGTTTTGCCACCGAGGCCGTGCGCCTGCGTGGGCCCGAGGCCGCAGCGGCTGCACACCAGCAGTTCATGCGTGACGTGATCACCCCGGCCATCCAGCCCCAGGCGCTCAGCCTCATCCGCCAGCACCAGGATGCGGGCGATGAAGTGCTGATCGTCACGGCCACCAACGAGTTCGTGACCACGCCCATCGCCCAGGCGCTGGGCGTGGCGCAGCTGCTGTCGGTGCAACTGGTGCGCGATGCCAGCGGCTGGTACACCGGCGAGATCGATGGCATCCCCACCATGCGCGAAGGCAAGGTCAAGCGCATGGAACAATGGATGGCACAGCGCCAGCTCAGTTGGGGTGACGTCGACAGCACGTTCTACAGCGACTCCATGAACGACGTGCCCTTGCTGGAGAAGGTGAACCACCCGGTCGCCACCAACCCCGACCCACGCCTGCGCGCGCTGGCCCAGGAGCGCGGCTGGCGCATACTGGATCTGTTCACGGCCTCTGCCAGCCAGGCTGCCTCCTGA
- the hda gene encoding DnaA regulatory inactivator Hda — translation MKQLALDIGLATGPTLARFFAGPNEAALQHLRLAAGAGSSEATRSPVPTYLWGEPGSGKTHLLQAVRQALREQGSSVGWLDPSVVEPADFDENWTAVVMDDVHLYSTAQQSTAFNWFVNAISPASGSQRWVLAAGNLPPADLPLRDDLRSRLGWGHVFQLQLLGEAERRSVLRQEADARGVFLGDEVMDYMLNRFSRDLGSLMQLLDQLDAFALRTQRAITIPLLKTMLESE, via the coding sequence ATGAAGCAGCTGGCGCTGGACATCGGCCTGGCCACGGGGCCTACGCTGGCCCGGTTTTTTGCGGGCCCGAACGAGGCCGCGCTGCAGCACCTGCGCCTGGCGGCAGGCGCAGGCAGCAGCGAGGCCACCCGCTCGCCCGTGCCCACCTACCTGTGGGGCGAGCCCGGCAGCGGCAAGACCCACCTGCTCCAGGCTGTGCGCCAGGCCCTGCGCGAACAGGGTTCCAGTGTGGGCTGGCTCGACCCCTCGGTGGTTGAACCGGCTGATTTCGACGAGAACTGGACCGCTGTGGTCATGGACGACGTGCACCTGTACAGCACTGCCCAGCAGTCCACCGCCTTCAACTGGTTTGTGAACGCCATCAGCCCCGCCAGTGGCAGCCAGCGCTGGGTGCTGGCGGCGGGCAACCTGCCCCCCGCCGATCTGCCGCTGCGCGACGACCTGCGCAGCCGCCTGGGCTGGGGCCATGTGTTCCAGTTGCAACTGCTCGGTGAGGCCGAGCGCCGTTCGGTGCTGCGCCAGGAGGCCGACGCGCGCGGCGTGTTCCTGGGCGATGAGGTGATGGACTACATGCTCAACCGTTTCTCGCGGGACCTGGGCAGCCTGATGCAACTGCTGGACCAGCTTGACGCATTTGCGCTGCGCACCCAGCGCGCGATCACCATACCGCTGCTCAAGACGATGCTCGAATCGGAATGA
- a CDS encoding MFS transporter, with amino-acid sequence MSSHHGLANPPAKRLPASIWALGFVSLLMDVSSEMIHSLLPVFMVTTLGVSMLTVGLIEGAAEATALILKVFSGVLSDWWGRRKPLAIAGYGLGALSKPLFAMAPTIGLVVAARLLDRMGKGIRGAPRDALVADLAPPGMRGAAFGLRQALDTGGAFLGPLIAMGLMLLWADDFRAVFWVAVIPAALCVTLLVVGVNEPERPASTARTNPIRRENLRRLGPGYWWVVALGAVFTLARFSEAFLVLRLQQGGLALAFTPMVLVLLNLVFSLGAYPLGKLSDTVRHTTLLAWGLVVLIAADALLAFSDRGMAAWLGIALWGLHMAMTQGLLATMVADTAPADLRGTAFGMFNLVSGLAMLMASALAGLLWDRLGASATFIAGALFGALALAGVLVVAAQVRTAPKPPSTQG; translated from the coding sequence ATATCCTCGCACCATGGCCTCGCCAACCCCCCCGCAAAGCGCCTGCCCGCCAGCATCTGGGCCCTGGGATTCGTCAGCCTGCTGATGGATGTTTCGTCCGAGATGATCCACAGCCTGTTGCCGGTCTTCATGGTCACAACACTGGGCGTCAGCATGCTCACGGTGGGCCTCATTGAGGGCGCCGCAGAGGCCACGGCACTCATACTGAAGGTGTTCTCGGGGGTGCTGAGCGACTGGTGGGGGCGACGCAAGCCACTGGCCATCGCAGGCTACGGGCTGGGAGCGTTGTCCAAGCCTCTTTTTGCCATGGCGCCCACCATAGGCCTGGTGGTCGCCGCCCGCCTGCTGGACCGCATGGGCAAGGGAATCCGGGGGGCCCCGCGCGATGCCTTGGTGGCGGACCTGGCACCGCCGGGCATGCGTGGCGCAGCCTTTGGACTGCGCCAGGCGCTCGATACCGGGGGCGCTTTTCTGGGCCCCTTGATCGCCATGGGCCTGATGCTGCTGTGGGCCGACGACTTCCGCGCAGTGTTCTGGGTGGCCGTGATTCCTGCCGCCCTGTGCGTGACCTTGCTGGTGGTGGGTGTAAACGAGCCCGAACGCCCAGCCAGCACCGCACGCACCAACCCGATCCGCCGCGAGAATCTGCGCCGTCTGGGGCCTGGCTACTGGTGGGTGGTGGCCCTGGGCGCCGTGTTCACGCTGGCGCGCTTCAGCGAGGCTTTTCTGGTGCTGCGCCTGCAGCAGGGTGGACTGGCCCTGGCCTTCACGCCCATGGTGCTGGTGCTGCTGAACCTGGTCTTTTCTCTGGGCGCGTACCCGCTGGGCAAGCTGTCCGACACCGTTCGTCACACCACACTGCTGGCGTGGGGGCTGGTGGTGCTGATTGCTGCCGATGCCTTGTTGGCCTTCAGCGACCGGGGCATGGCCGCCTGGCTGGGCATTGCCCTGTGGGGGCTGCATATGGCCATGACACAGGGGCTGCTGGCCACCATGGTGGCCGACACCGCGCCCGCTGACCTGCGAGGCACGGCGTTTGGCATGTTCAACCTGGTCAGCGGCCTGGCCATGCTCATGGCCAGCGCGCTCGCCGGACTGCTCTGGGATCGGTTGGGCGCCAGTGCCACCTTCATTGCCGGAGCGCTGTTTGGCGCCTTGGCACTGGCCGGGGTGCTGGTGGTTGCAGCGCAGGTCCGCACCGCCCCAAAGCCCCCCTCTACGCAGGGCTGA
- the purM gene encoding phosphoribosylformylglycinamidine cyclo-ligase: protein MSSSAPSTPISYKDAGVDIDAGDALVERIKPLAKKTMREGVLAGIGGFGALFEVPKRYKEPVLVSGTDGVGTKLKLAFEWNMHDTVGIDLVAMSVNDVLVQGAEPLFFLDYFACGKLDVDTAAAVVGGIAKGCELSGCALIGGETAEMPGMYPAGEYDLAGFAVGAVEKSKILTGKDVAPGDVVLGLASHGVHSNGFSLVRKCIERAQAAGTVPATLDGKPFKQAIMEPTRLYVKNVLAALAAHPIKALAHITGGGLLENIPRVLPDGTAAHLKKGSWPQTELFAWLQKTAGIDDIEMNRTFNNGIGMVVVVDAANADATAATLRAAGEQVYAIGTMAARGEGAAVVVA from the coding sequence ATGAGCTCTTCTGCCCCTTCCACCCCCATCTCCTACAAAGACGCCGGCGTTGACATCGACGCGGGTGACGCCCTGGTCGAGCGCATCAAGCCGCTGGCCAAGAAGACCATGCGCGAAGGCGTGCTGGCGGGCATCGGCGGCTTTGGCGCCTTGTTTGAGGTGCCCAAGCGGTACAAGGAGCCCGTGCTCGTCTCCGGCACCGACGGGGTGGGCACCAAGCTCAAGCTGGCGTTTGAATGGAACATGCACGACACCGTGGGCATCGACCTGGTGGCCATGAGCGTGAACGACGTGCTGGTTCAGGGCGCAGAGCCCCTGTTCTTCCTGGACTATTTCGCCTGCGGCAAGCTCGACGTGGACACGGCAGCAGCCGTTGTGGGCGGCATCGCCAAGGGCTGCGAGCTGAGTGGCTGCGCCCTGATCGGTGGCGAAACCGCTGAAATGCCCGGCATGTACCCGGCGGGCGAATACGACCTGGCTGGCTTTGCCGTGGGCGCGGTCGAAAAATCGAAGATCCTGACCGGCAAGGACGTGGCCCCCGGCGACGTGGTGCTGGGCCTGGCCAGCCATGGCGTGCACTCCAACGGCTTCTCGCTGGTGCGCAAGTGCATTGAACGCGCGCAGGCCGCAGGCACCGTGCCCGCCACACTGGACGGCAAGCCCTTCAAGCAGGCCATCATGGAGCCCACCCGCCTGTACGTGAAGAACGTGCTGGCTGCGCTGGCCGCACATCCCATCAAGGCCCTGGCCCACATCACCGGTGGCGGCCTGCTGGAGAACATCCCCCGCGTGCTGCCCGACGGCACAGCCGCGCACCTGAAGAAGGGCAGCTGGCCCCAGACCGAGCTGTTCGCCTGGCTGCAAAAGACCGCAGGCATCGACGACATCGAGATGAACCGCACCTTCAACAACGGCATTGGCATGGTGGTGGTGGTGGATGCCGCCAACGCCGACGCCACGGCCGCCACGCTGCGCGCAGCGGGTGAACAGGTGTACGCCATTGGCACGATGGCGGCGCGTGGCGAAGGTGCCGCCGTGGTGGTGGCCTGA
- a CDS encoding AI-2E family transporter — translation MAQRPSPAPIPSAPPEPAPATLPPRVLSQGIVAASYLLVAAVLMLVMWRGLLPGLLCVCLGFLLTRALTGWFAQGLGRIRSQSAPYDTHLRVAQVTAAGLVMLLPLVLLATGLTHSRGYLVNAPQQYQELLTYMARTVLELRLKLPADVAAHLPEGVADIQRIIANYLGAKAGALAMAGRAWLAGVLFAYVGLLIGALAAVRPPVLARGPLAQQLKLRITLFGEAFRQIVAAQFWIAAFNTLLTALFLLFVLPLWDLRLPYTPVLITFTFVAGLVPIVGNLVCNVVITIVGLSVSPLAASACLGFLILIHKAEYVINAKVVGRRTQMGVWELLSVMFVAEAVFGPAGLVAAPLFYAYLKKELVAARLV, via the coding sequence ATGGCGCAGCGCCCCTCCCCGGCCCCCATCCCCTCAGCGCCGCCTGAGCCTGCGCCCGCCACGCTGCCCCCGCGTGTCCTGAGCCAGGGCATTGTGGCGGCCAGCTATCTGCTCGTGGCTGCCGTGCTGATGCTGGTGATGTGGCGCGGCCTGTTGCCCGGCCTGCTGTGTGTGTGCCTGGGTTTTCTGCTCACGCGCGCACTCACCGGCTGGTTTGCACAGGGGCTGGGCCGCATTCGGAGCCAGTCCGCCCCGTATGACACCCACCTGCGCGTGGCGCAGGTGACGGCCGCGGGCCTGGTGATGCTGCTGCCGCTGGTGCTGCTGGCCACCGGTCTGACCCACTCGCGCGGCTACCTCGTCAACGCCCCCCAGCAATACCAGGAACTGCTCACCTACATGGCCCGCACGGTGCTGGAACTGCGCCTGAAACTGCCTGCCGACGTGGCCGCCCACTTGCCCGAAGGTGTTGCCGACATCCAGCGCATCATTGCCAACTACCTGGGCGCCAAGGCCGGTGCGCTCGCCATGGCGGGCCGGGCCTGGCTGGCGGGTGTGCTGTTTGCCTACGTGGGCCTGCTGATCGGAGCCTTGGCCGCCGTCCGCCCGCCGGTGCTGGCACGCGGCCCGCTGGCCCAGCAGCTCAAGCTGCGTATCACGCTGTTTGGCGAGGCGTTCCGCCAGATCGTGGCAGCGCAGTTCTGGATTGCGGCCTTCAACACCCTGCTCACGGCACTGTTCCTGCTGTTTGTGCTGCCGCTGTGGGACCTGCGCCTGCCCTACACACCGGTACTGATCACTTTCACTTTTGTCGCCGGGCTGGTGCCCATCGTGGGCAACCTGGTGTGCAACGTGGTCATCACGATCGTGGGGCTGTCGGTGTCGCCACTGGCGGCTTCGGCCTGCCTGGGTTTTCTGATCCTCATCCACAAGGCCGAATATGTGATCAACGCCAAGGTGGTGGGCCGCCGCACGCAGATGGGCGTGTGGGAGCTGCTTTCGGTGATGTTCGTGGCCGAGGCCGTGTTCGGCCCCGCCGGGCTCGTGGCAGCGCCGTTGTTCTACGCGTATCTCAAGAAAGAACTGGTGGCGGCACGGCTGGTGTAG
- a CDS encoding methyl-accepting chemotaxis protein: MTIAKKLALLVLSAVLGVAAMTAWFLVSERQLILEERQTGVRQVVEAAHGIATHFHDLSTKGGMPEDEARKRAAAAIQTLRYSGNEYVWINDMHPRMVMHPVRPELNGQDLTANKDPNGKQLFVEFVRTVQASGAGFVPYLWPKAGSDTPVEKTSYVKGFAPWGWVIGSGVYIDTVNAAIWQRALGFGAVALLLGAALLVVGTLISRNLLHQLGGEPGYARSIARSISEGNLSVSVDTRQGDRSSLLLDMQAMRDSLHRIVQRVRDGTEHIASASQQIAAGNQDLSARTESQASALEQTAASMEEMTSNVKQNADNAHQASVLAQSASQVARKGGAVVEKVVQTMGSIDASSRKVSDITGVIEGIAFQTNILALNAAVEAARAGEQGRGFAVVATEVRGLAQRSSEAAKEIKALIGHSAEQVKAGAQLAQEAGATMQEVVDSVQRVSAVIEEISQASREQTDGIEQINEAISQMDQGTQQNAALVEQATAAAAALQQQANELKQVVAAFQLHGEAGHAHSGQGTLPAAPAPRQLN; the protein is encoded by the coding sequence ATGACGATCGCCAAAAAACTGGCCCTCCTGGTGCTGAGCGCCGTTCTCGGGGTCGCGGCGATGACCGCATGGTTTTTGGTGTCCGAACGCCAGCTGATCCTGGAGGAGCGCCAGACCGGGGTGCGCCAGGTGGTGGAGGCCGCACACGGCATTGCCACACATTTCCATGACCTCAGCACCAAGGGTGGCATGCCCGAGGACGAAGCGCGCAAGCGGGCTGCCGCTGCCATCCAGACGCTGCGCTACAGCGGCAACGAATACGTCTGGATCAACGACATGCACCCCCGCATGGTGATGCATCCGGTACGCCCCGAATTGAACGGGCAAGACCTTACGGCCAACAAGGACCCCAACGGCAAGCAACTGTTCGTCGAGTTCGTGCGCACCGTACAGGCCAGTGGTGCGGGCTTCGTGCCCTATCTGTGGCCCAAGGCCGGCAGCGACACACCGGTCGAGAAGACCTCGTATGTGAAGGGCTTTGCGCCATGGGGGTGGGTGATTGGATCGGGCGTGTACATCGACACGGTCAACGCCGCCATCTGGCAACGTGCCCTCGGATTCGGCGCCGTGGCACTGCTGCTGGGGGCTGCATTGCTGGTGGTGGGCACCCTGATTTCGCGCAACCTGCTGCACCAGCTGGGCGGTGAACCTGGCTACGCGCGCAGCATTGCCCGCAGCATCTCCGAAGGTAACCTGTCGGTTTCGGTGGACACGCGCCAGGGCGACCGCTCCAGCCTGCTGCTGGACATGCAGGCCATGCGCGACAGCCTGCACCGCATCGTGCAGCGCGTGCGCGATGGCACCGAACACATCGCAAGCGCCTCGCAGCAGATCGCAGCCGGCAACCAGGACCTGTCTGCGCGCACCGAATCCCAGGCCAGCGCACTCGAACAGACCGCAGCATCCATGGAGGAGATGACCTCCAACGTGAAGCAGAACGCAGACAACGCCCACCAGGCCAGCGTGCTGGCACAGTCGGCCTCCCAGGTAGCCCGCAAGGGAGGGGCTGTGGTCGAAAAGGTCGTGCAGACCATGGGGTCCATCGATGCGTCGTCGCGCAAAGTGTCCGACATCACGGGCGTGATCGAGGGCATTGCGTTCCAGACCAACATCCTTGCACTCAACGCGGCCGTCGAGGCCGCGCGGGCCGGCGAGCAGGGACGCGGATTTGCGGTGGTTGCCACCGAGGTCCGCGGCCTGGCACAGCGCTCCTCAGAGGCCGCCAAGGAGATCAAGGCCCTGATCGGCCATTCGGCGGAACAGGTGAAGGCGGGAGCCCAACTGGCCCAGGAGGCCGGAGCCACCATGCAGGAGGTGGTGGACAGCGTGCAGCGCGTGTCCGCCGTGATCGAGGAAATCAGCCAGGCCAGCCGCGAGCAAACCGATGGCATCGAGCAAATCAACGAGGCCATCTCGCAGATGGACCAGGGAACGCAACAAAATGCGGCCCTGGTCGAGCAAGCCACTGCGGCCGCTGCCGCACTGCAACAGCAAGCCAACGAACTCAAGCAGGTGGTGGCGGCCTTTCAGCTGCATGGCGAAGCAGGCCATGCGCACAGCGGGCAAGGGACTCTCCCCGCAGCCCCCGCCCCACGGCAGCTGAATTGA
- a CDS encoding PHB depolymerase family esterase, translating into MPRRPRLFTLSSLTRAYQRNLKAFARATRPVRVKAKAPAKLRTVPLKVARAPRAARKPVPTRGEWMSGIAPGPAGARRFHVYVPLGLVLKPGEKLPLMVMLHGCGQTGRDLAAVSRMNRLAARERFLVLYPEQERLANAHGCWNWFERRNGRAQAEAATLLAAVDKVARRLPVDLARVAVAGLSAGASMAVLMAALYPHRFCAVAMHSGVAPGTADSAATALAAMHGRREAHLPALAVDAADVLPVGGAEPLLHPSDPAPLPPLLVVHGDADGVVSVRNAAATALLWADALGARAGAIRTLQRGQRYAMRVTEFKTRGRTVVALREVAGLAHAWSGGAANWPYSDPAGPDASALVWAFVARQFSPKK; encoded by the coding sequence ATGCCCCGTCGCCCCCGCCTGTTCACCCTGTCGTCACTGACGCGGGCCTACCAGCGCAATCTCAAGGCGTTTGCGCGGGCTACGCGGCCTGTGCGTGTCAAAGCCAAAGCCCCAGCCAAGCTGCGGACGGTGCCGCTCAAGGTGGCGCGGGCACCGCGTGCGGCGCGCAAGCCCGTACCGACGCGGGGCGAGTGGATGTCGGGCATCGCACCGGGTCCGGCAGGCGCTCGGCGGTTTCATGTGTATGTTCCGCTGGGGCTGGTCCTGAAACCGGGCGAAAAACTTCCCCTGATGGTGATGTTGCACGGCTGCGGGCAGACGGGGCGGGACCTTGCGGCTGTCTCGCGCATGAACCGGCTGGCGGCGCGGGAGCGTTTTCTGGTGCTTTACCCCGAGCAGGAGCGTTTGGCCAATGCCCACGGTTGCTGGAACTGGTTCGAGCGCCGCAATGGCCGTGCCCAGGCTGAGGCCGCCACGTTGCTGGCCGCCGTGGACAAGGTGGCGCGCCGCCTGCCTGTGGATCTGGCGCGGGTGGCGGTGGCCGGGTTGTCGGCGGGTGCCAGCATGGCGGTGCTGATGGCGGCCCTTTACCCCCATCGATTTTGCGCAGTGGCCATGCACTCGGGCGTGGCACCCGGGACCGCCGACTCCGCCGCGACAGCCCTGGCGGCCATGCATGGGCGCCGGGAGGCGCACCTGCCTGCGCTGGCGGTGGACGCGGCGGACGTCCTGCCCGTTGGGGGCGCTGAGCCCTTGCTGCACCCCAGCGACCCTGCCCCCTTGCCGCCGCTGCTGGTGGTGCATGGCGATGCCGATGGCGTGGTGTCGGTGCGCAACGCCGCTGCCACGGCGCTGCTGTGGGCGGATGCGCTGGGCGCAAGGGCCGGGGCCATTCGCACTCTGCAGCGCGGCCAGCGCTATGCGATGCGGGTGACCGAGTTCAAGACCCGGGGGCGCACCGTGGTGGCCCTGCGCGAGGTGGCGGGTCTGGCCCATGCCTGGAGCGGGGGCGCCGCCAATTGGCCTTACAGCGATCCTGCGGGGCCGGATGCCTCGGCCCTCGTGTGGGCCTTTGTGGCGCGTCAGTTCAGTCCAAAAAAATGA
- a CDS encoding cysteine hydrolase family protein has translation MKTCLIVIDVQESFRHRPFFTANDLPAYLQAQNALIEGCVSQGIPVVRVFHSEGPEVTENPFSQVSGQVRPFDGLAGFEAAATFTKSRHSALVGTGLDVWLTRNGIQRLIVSGIRTEQCCETTTRHASDLGWAVDYVTDATLTWDMVQPDGQTLAAADIKTRTATVLQGRFATLCTVQQALERAAA, from the coding sequence ATGAAAACCTGTCTGATTGTGATTGACGTCCAGGAATCTTTCCGCCACCGCCCTTTCTTCACGGCGAACGACCTGCCCGCCTACCTGCAGGCCCAGAATGCACTGATCGAGGGCTGCGTCAGTCAGGGCATCCCGGTGGTGCGCGTTTTCCACAGCGAAGGCCCTGAGGTGACTGAGAACCCGTTTTCGCAGGTCTCTGGCCAGGTGCGTCCGTTCGATGGCCTGGCGGGTTTTGAGGCCGCCGCGACCTTCACCAAGTCCCGCCACAGTGCTCTGGTGGGCACCGGGTTGGATGTCTGGCTCACACGCAATGGCATCCAGCGCCTGATCGTGAGCGGCATCCGCACCGAACAATGCTGCGAGACCACCACGCGCCACGCCTCAGACCTGGGCTGGGCCGTGGACTACGTGACCGACGCCACCCTGACCTGGGACATGGTGCAGCCCGATGGCCAGACGCTGGCGGCCGCCGACATCAAGACCCGCACCGCCACCGTGTTGCAGGGCCGCTTTGCCACCCTGTGCACGGTGCAGCAGGCGCTGGAAAGGGCAGCCGCATGA